GACTCAGCGTCCCAGGCGTCCCCGGCCGAGGTTGAGCAGCGCCATCGCGAGCTGCCTGCCCTCGGGGCCCAACTCCCGGTACCGAGCGAGGACGTCCATCTCGCGGTTGTAGACGATGCGGGGCCCGCCCGCGGCCATCCGGGCCGCCCCGATCTTCTTCGACACCTCGGCGCGGCGCTTCACCAGCCTGAGGATCTCCGCGTCGAGCCAGTCGATCTCCTTGCGGA
The window above is part of the Saccharomonospora glauca K62 genome. Proteins encoded here:
- a CDS encoding chorismate mutase → MNAQTHDTDEAGRTETTTAEEIDELRKEIDWLDAEILRLVKRRAEVSKKIGAARMAAGGPRIVYNREMDVLARYRELGPEGRQLAMALLNLGRGRLGR